A genomic window from Micromonospora ferruginea includes:
- a CDS encoding benzoate/H(+) symporter BenE family transporter has translation MAGRLQPVLAGVVTALVGFASSFTVVLAGLRAVGADPAQAASGLLALCVASGACAVWLGLRHRLPLAIAWSTPGAALLVATGPVPGGWPAAVGAFLLTGLLIVAAGLIPALGRAVAAIPAPIAAAMLAGVLLPLCTAPVRALVEVPRLAGPVVLVWLLLHRFARRWAVPGALAVAVVAIALTTTGPARLDAAPVVALTAPAWTLPAIVGLALPLFLVTMAAQNVPGTAVLAGFGYRAPLGSALRVTGLATVLGATAGGHAVNLAAITAALAAGPDAHPDPDRRWIASVTAGIGLALLGLGAGVATALVLLSPPVLVEAVAGLALLAALAGAVSAAVAEPYAREAAVVTLVVTASGVSLLGIGGAFWGLVAGCLMLLLFRRRATPTPASPEPVDPDGRPTVDADLAGTHRPS, from the coding sequence GTGGCCGGTCGACTCCAACCCGTCCTGGCCGGCGTGGTGACCGCCCTGGTCGGCTTCGCCAGCTCGTTCACCGTCGTCCTGGCCGGGCTGCGCGCGGTCGGCGCCGACCCGGCCCAGGCCGCCTCCGGCCTGCTCGCGCTCTGCGTGGCCAGCGGCGCCTGCGCGGTCTGGCTCGGCCTGCGGCACCGGCTGCCGCTCGCCATCGCCTGGTCCACGCCCGGCGCGGCGCTGCTCGTGGCCACCGGGCCGGTCCCCGGCGGCTGGCCCGCCGCGGTGGGCGCCTTCCTGCTCACCGGCCTGCTGATCGTCGCGGCCGGGCTGATTCCCGCGCTCGGGCGCGCGGTCGCCGCCATCCCCGCCCCGATCGCCGCCGCCATGCTCGCCGGGGTGCTGCTGCCGCTCTGCACCGCACCGGTACGCGCCCTGGTGGAGGTGCCCCGACTGGCCGGCCCGGTGGTGCTCGTCTGGCTGCTGCTGCACCGGTTCGCCCGCCGCTGGGCGGTGCCCGGCGCGCTCGCCGTGGCCGTGGTGGCGATCGCGCTCACCACCACCGGCCCGGCCCGGCTGGACGCCGCCCCGGTCGTCGCGCTGACCGCGCCGGCCTGGACGCTGCCCGCGATCGTCGGGCTCGCGCTGCCGCTGTTCCTGGTCACCATGGCCGCGCAGAACGTGCCCGGCACCGCCGTGCTCGCCGGCTTCGGCTACCGCGCCCCGCTCGGCTCCGCGCTGCGGGTCACCGGGCTCGCCACCGTGCTCGGCGCGACGGCCGGTGGGCACGCGGTGAACCTGGCCGCGATCACCGCCGCGCTCGCCGCCGGCCCCGACGCCCACCCCGACCCGGACCGGCGCTGGATCGCCTCGGTCACCGCCGGCATCGGACTGGCCCTGCTCGGCCTCGGCGCCGGCGTGGCCACCGCGCTGGTGCTGCTCTCCCCGCCGGTGCTGGTCGAGGCGGTCGCCGGGCTGGCCCTGCTCGCCGCGCTGGCCGGCGCGGTGTCGGCGGCGGTCGCCGAACCGTACGCCCGGGAGGCCGCCGTGGTCACGCTGGTGGTCACCGCGTCCGGGGTCAGCCTGCTCGGAATCGGCGGCGCGTTCTGGGGCCTGGTCGCCGGCTGCCTGATGCTCCTGCTCTTCCGCCGCCGGGCCACCCCGACCCCCGCTTCCCCGGAGCCGGTCGATCCGGACGGCCGGCCCACGGTGGACGCGGACCTGGCGGGCACCCACCGGCCGTCCTGA
- the mscL gene encoding large conductance mechanosensitive channel protein MscL — MLKGFKDFIMRGNVVDLAVGVVIGAAFTGVVTQLTKSFLEPLVRVVIVLITGNKNGLTGSTPMFRGVAFDWVAFVNAVITFALTAAALYFLVVYPMNRLAERRKRGEEPPPSAPSEEVKLLTEIRDALLAGGQGTPAQRGALDDVLGRRQEPPAPR, encoded by the coding sequence ATGCTCAAGGGCTTCAAAGACTTCATCATGCGCGGCAACGTCGTCGACCTGGCGGTCGGTGTCGTCATCGGCGCCGCGTTCACCGGCGTGGTCACGCAGCTGACCAAGTCGTTCCTGGAACCGCTGGTGCGGGTGGTCATCGTGTTGATCACCGGCAACAAGAACGGGCTCACCGGCTCGACGCCCATGTTCCGGGGCGTCGCGTTCGACTGGGTGGCGTTCGTCAACGCGGTGATCACGTTCGCACTCACCGCGGCGGCGCTCTACTTCCTGGTCGTCTACCCGATGAACCGGCTCGCCGAGCGGCGCAAGCGCGGCGAGGAGCCGCCGCCCTCCGCGCCCAGCGAGGAGGTCAAGCTGCTCACCGAGATCCGGGACGCGCTGCTCGCCGGCGGGCAGGGCACGCCCGCCCAGCGCGGCGCGCTGGACGACGTGCTGGGTCGCCGGCAGGAGCCGCCGGCCCCGCGCTGA
- a CDS encoding sensor histidine kinase, whose translation MSERLLHLALRVEQDIFLVRQRGREVAAAVGLEHQDQVRIATALSEVARELLRGVEGADVTFAVDREVAGRARLRVDLSPVRPLPGGRYEPQSGAVARLVDSLQVITVEGDTVVRMSRRIPDHAEELTPERAGRLRDELAERAPGSALDELAAQNAQLIAALDEVRSQRDELAVLNSELAETNRGVMALYNQLTEELEETNRGVVALYAELDEKSAQLRAASESKSRFLANVSHELRAPVTAIIGLGRLLADSASDPLTGEQARQVGLIRSSAGDLLALVNELLDLAKAESGRIEPDWSEVDLRAVFGQLRGTLRALATRPEVELVVEEPPAPATVRSDEVLLAQVLRNLLHNGLKFTERGEVRLRAERCGEMWSLAVTDTGVGIPPELHERIFEEFYQVPGTTRVGGTGLGLPYARRLVTLLGGTLELTSERGRGSTFTVVLPVGGA comes from the coding sequence ATGAGTGAGCGGCTGCTGCACCTGGCGCTCCGGGTCGAGCAGGACATCTTCCTGGTCCGCCAGCGGGGCCGGGAGGTCGCCGCGGCGGTCGGGCTGGAGCACCAGGACCAGGTCCGGATCGCCACCGCGCTCAGCGAGGTGGCCCGGGAGCTGCTGCGCGGGGTCGAGGGGGCGGACGTCACGTTCGCCGTCGACCGGGAGGTCGCCGGCCGCGCCCGGCTCCGGGTGGACCTGTCGCCGGTGCGTCCGCTGCCCGGCGGCCGGTACGAGCCGCAGTCCGGCGCGGTCGCACGTCTGGTGGACTCGTTGCAGGTGATCACGGTCGAGGGCGATACCGTCGTGAGGATGTCCCGACGAATACCGGACCACGCCGAGGAGCTGACACCGGAACGCGCCGGCCGGCTCCGCGACGAGCTGGCCGAGCGTGCTCCGGGTTCCGCGCTGGACGAGTTGGCCGCGCAGAACGCCCAGCTCATCGCCGCGCTCGACGAGGTGCGTTCCCAGCGGGACGAGCTGGCGGTGCTCAACTCCGAGCTGGCGGAGACCAACCGGGGCGTGATGGCGCTCTACAACCAGCTCACCGAGGAGTTGGAGGAGACCAACCGCGGCGTGGTGGCGCTCTACGCCGAGCTGGACGAGAAGTCGGCCCAGTTGCGGGCCGCCAGCGAGTCGAAGAGCCGGTTCCTGGCCAACGTCAGTCACGAGCTGCGCGCCCCGGTCACCGCGATCATCGGGCTGGGGCGGCTGCTGGCCGACTCCGCGTCCGATCCGCTCACCGGCGAGCAGGCCCGCCAGGTGGGGCTGATCCGGTCGTCCGCCGGTGACCTGCTGGCCCTGGTGAACGAGCTGCTCGACCTGGCGAAGGCCGAGTCGGGGCGGATCGAGCCGGACTGGTCCGAGGTCGACCTGCGCGCGGTGTTCGGGCAACTGCGCGGCACGCTGCGGGCGTTGGCCACCCGGCCGGAGGTGGAACTGGTGGTCGAGGAGCCGCCCGCGCCGGCCACGGTCCGCTCGGACGAGGTGCTGCTCGCCCAGGTGCTGCGCAACCTGCTGCACAACGGCCTGAAGTTCACCGAGCGGGGCGAGGTGCGGTTGCGTGCCGAGCGCTGCGGCGAGATGTGGTCGCTCGCGGTCACCGACACCGGGGTCGGCATCCCGCCGGAGCTGCACGAGCGGATCTTCGAGGAGTTCTACCAGGTGCCCGGCACGACCCGGGTCGGCGGCACCGGTCTCGGCCTGCCGTACGCGCGTCGGCTGGTCACCCTGCTCGGCGGGACGCTGGAGCTGACCAGCGAACGGGGTCGGGGCAGCACGTTCACCGTGGTCCTACCCGTGGGCGGAGCGTGA
- a CDS encoding SpoIIE family protein phosphatase gives MIADVVPDHGVWFRVDNGATAGGVRRVAERLGRQLELSPPRVADLAIVTAEITSNLVKHAREGALLLRPARRDGRAGVELVAIDSGPGMADLTLSSADGHSTSGTLGIGLGAITRQASRFDGYSVPGRGTVLTVQVWDGPPPAPDWAGGLARPITGEQDSGDGYAVRIVDGRRQVLVCDGLGHGPLAAAATGAAVAAFRSAPAGPPDVVVRHLHAAISHTRGAALAVAEPDSATGQLRFAGLGNIAAMIVAAGERRRGLVSLPGIAGHQRPTIRGYDYPFPPGATLVMHSDGVVDRWNLDDYPGLAGRPPLLTAATLLRDAGVRRDDACVLVAQVAP, from the coding sequence ATGATCGCCGACGTGGTCCCCGACCACGGCGTGTGGTTCCGCGTCGACAACGGCGCGACCGCGGGCGGCGTACGCCGGGTGGCCGAGCGCCTCGGACGGCAGCTCGAACTGAGCCCGCCGCGCGTCGCGGACCTGGCCATCGTCACCGCCGAGATCACCAGCAACCTGGTCAAGCACGCCCGCGAGGGCGCCCTGCTGCTGCGTCCGGCCCGGCGCGACGGGCGGGCCGGGGTGGAGCTGGTGGCCATCGACTCCGGCCCCGGCATGGCCGACCTCACGCTCTCCTCGGCCGACGGGCACTCCACGTCCGGCACGCTCGGCATCGGCCTCGGCGCGATCACCCGGCAGGCGAGCCGGTTCGACGGCTACTCGGTGCCCGGCCGGGGCACGGTCCTGACCGTCCAGGTGTGGGACGGGCCGCCGCCGGCGCCGGACTGGGCCGGCGGGCTGGCCCGGCCGATCACCGGCGAGCAGGACAGCGGCGACGGCTACGCGGTGCGGATCGTCGACGGGCGCCGCCAGGTGCTGGTCTGTGACGGGCTGGGGCACGGGCCGCTGGCCGCCGCCGCCACCGGCGCGGCGGTCGCCGCGTTCCGCTCGGCGCCGGCCGGCCCGCCGGACGTCGTGGTGCGGCACCTGCACGCCGCCATCTCGCACACGCGCGGCGCGGCGCTCGCGGTGGCCGAGCCGGACTCCGCGACCGGGCAACTGCGCTTCGCCGGCCTGGGCAACATCGCCGCCATGATCGTGGCCGCCGGCGAGCGGCGGCGCGGCCTGGTCTCGCTGCCCGGCATCGCCGGGCACCAGCGTCCGACCATCCGCGGGTACGACTACCCGTTCCCGCCCGGCGCGACGCTGGTGATGCACAGCGACGGCGTGGTGGACCGCTGGAACCTGGACGACTATCCCGGGCTGGCCGGCCGCCCACCGCTGCTGACCGCCGCGACGCTGCTGCGCGACGCCGGGGTCCGCCGTGACGACGCGTGTGTCCTGGTCGCCCAGGTGGCCCCATGA
- a CDS encoding FadR/GntR family transcriptional regulator yields the protein MVDSVAVPPRGHRVRQTIEQLRARILGGEWPVGGRIPTEPQLVAALGVGRNTVREAVRALVHAGVLECRQGSGTYVVSTDELAPVVARRLTDDRMAEVIEVRRAFEVEAARLAALRRTPEDLAALDGALATREAAWRSGRVDEFVEADAALHTVVVAAAHNAMLAELYASVGAALRSTVAQAMGTALTDERYVDHGRLVEAIRAGDPERAAIEAGAFLEGPHGA from the coding sequence GTGGTGGATTCCGTCGCCGTGCCGCCGCGCGGCCACCGGGTGCGCCAGACCATCGAGCAGCTCCGGGCCCGCATCCTGGGCGGCGAGTGGCCGGTCGGCGGGCGCATCCCCACCGAGCCGCAACTGGTCGCCGCGCTCGGCGTGGGGCGCAACACGGTCCGCGAGGCGGTCCGCGCCCTGGTGCACGCCGGCGTGCTGGAGTGCCGGCAGGGCTCCGGCACCTACGTGGTGTCGACCGACGAGCTGGCCCCGGTGGTGGCCCGCCGGCTCACCGACGACCGGATGGCCGAGGTGATCGAGGTCCGGCGCGCGTTCGAGGTGGAGGCCGCCCGGCTGGCCGCGCTGCGGCGTACCCCGGAGGATCTGGCGGCGCTCGACGGCGCGCTCGCCACCCGGGAGGCCGCCTGGCGTTCCGGCCGGGTGGACGAGTTCGTGGAGGCGGACGCCGCGCTGCACACGGTGGTGGTGGCCGCCGCGCACAACGCCATGCTCGCCGAGCTGTACGCCTCGGTCGGCGCCGCGCTGCGCAGCACCGTCGCCCAGGCCATGGGCACGGCGCTGACCGACGAGCGGTACGTCGACCACGGTCGACTCGTGGAGGCGATCCGGGCCGGCGATCCGGAGCGGGCAGCGATCGAGGCCGGTGCTTTTCTCGAAGGGCCGCACGGGGCATAG
- a CDS encoding helix-turn-helix domain-containing protein — MDVGPRIRALRMDRGISLSELARLAGVGKATLSGLENGVRNPTLETLYAITAQLGVPLTAVLSAPEETPTVRGVAVGATLLEVFHDRDATYELYRMRVSPGPAQLSPAHQAGVTEHVTVFSGVLRAGPVDAPRTAGPGEYLRWTSDVPHSYAAVGDEQVRASLLLRYPRPSGKDN, encoded by the coding sequence ATGGACGTCGGCCCGCGGATCCGCGCCCTCCGGATGGACCGGGGGATCTCCCTCTCCGAACTGGCCCGGCTGGCCGGCGTCGGCAAGGCCACGCTCTCCGGCCTGGAGAACGGCGTCCGCAACCCCACCCTGGAGACGCTGTACGCGATCACCGCGCAGCTCGGCGTGCCGCTGACCGCCGTGCTGTCCGCGCCCGAGGAGACGCCGACCGTACGCGGGGTCGCGGTGGGCGCCACGCTGCTGGAGGTGTTCCACGACCGCGACGCCACCTACGAGCTGTACCGGATGCGGGTCAGCCCCGGGCCGGCCCAGCTCTCCCCCGCCCACCAGGCCGGCGTGACCGAACACGTGACGGTGTTCTCCGGCGTGCTGCGCGCCGGCCCGGTGGACGCCCCGCGCACCGCCGGGCCGGGCGAGTACCTGCGGTGGACCTCCGACGTGCCGCACAGCTACGCCGCAGTGGGCGACGAGCAGGTCCGGGCCAGCCTGCTGCTGCGCTATCCGCGACCGTCCGGTAAGGACAATTGA
- a CDS encoding STAS domain-containing protein, which yields MERVPILKIGDILLVSIQVDMSDQTAVQLQEDLAERIVATGCHGVIIDITALDIVDSFVGRMLSTIASISKVLDAETVVVGMRPAVAITLVELGLSLNGIRTALNVERGMELIAASRADDGDVTLGDDEDADATATP from the coding sequence ATGGAGCGGGTGCCGATTCTCAAGATCGGCGACATCCTGCTGGTCTCCATCCAGGTCGACATGTCCGACCAGACGGCGGTCCAGCTCCAGGAGGACCTGGCCGAGCGGATCGTCGCCACCGGGTGCCACGGCGTCATCATCGACATCACGGCGCTGGACATCGTCGACTCCTTCGTCGGCCGGATGCTCTCCACCATCGCGTCGATCTCGAAGGTGCTCGACGCCGAGACGGTGGTGGTCGGGATGCGTCCCGCCGTCGCCATCACCCTGGTCGAGCTGGGGCTCTCGCTCAACGGCATCCGCACCGCGCTCAACGTCGAGCGGGGCATGGAACTGATCGCGGCGTCCCGCGCCGACGACGGGGACGTGACGCTCGGCGACGACGAGGACGCCGACGCGACGGCGACGCCATGA
- a CDS encoding STAS domain-containing protein, translated as MALSAEQGGRLAELLSRHADRLTNRWIEIVASSLRGRLSRAELARQVQELHRAVVDAARQGLGDLADEHGGELRAVLAEVSTTRARQGFSATETAISVFAIKDAVLELMEEDQGEATLRDFVAFSALVDQMGLFTFETFVRARESLIADQAEQLLELSTPVVKLWEGVVAVPLVGTLDSARAQVVMERLLQTLVDTGSPYAIIDITGVPAVDTQVAQHILKTVVAARLMGADCIISGIRPQIAQTIVALGIEFGDIATKASLADALRHVLRLTGVETASRRTRREA; from the coding sequence GTGGCATTGAGCGCGGAACAGGGTGGGCGGCTCGCCGAACTGCTGAGTCGGCACGCGGACCGGTTGACCAACCGCTGGATCGAAATCGTCGCCAGTTCGTTGCGCGGCCGGCTGAGCCGGGCCGAACTGGCCCGCCAGGTGCAGGAGTTGCACCGCGCCGTGGTCGACGCCGCCCGGCAGGGTCTCGGTGACCTGGCCGACGAGCACGGCGGCGAGCTGCGGGCGGTGCTCGCGGAGGTCTCCACCACCCGCGCCCGGCAGGGATTCAGCGCCACCGAGACCGCGATCAGCGTGTTCGCGATCAAGGACGCCGTGCTGGAGCTGATGGAGGAGGACCAGGGCGAGGCCACCCTGCGCGACTTCGTCGCCTTCTCCGCGCTGGTCGACCAGATGGGGCTCTTCACCTTCGAGACGTTCGTCCGGGCCCGGGAGAGCCTGATCGCCGACCAGGCGGAGCAGTTGCTGGAGCTGTCCACGCCGGTGGTCAAGCTCTGGGAGGGCGTGGTCGCCGTCCCGCTGGTCGGGACGCTCGACTCGGCCCGCGCCCAGGTGGTGATGGAGCGGCTGCTGCAGACGCTCGTCGACACCGGCTCGCCGTACGCGATCATCGACATCACCGGCGTGCCGGCGGTGGACACCCAGGTCGCCCAGCACATCCTCAAGACCGTGGTGGCCGCCCGGCTGATGGGCGCCGACTGCATCATCTCCGGCATCCGGCCCCAGATCGCCCAGACGATCGTCGCCCTCGGCATCGAGTTCGGCGACATCGCGACCAAGGCGAGCCTGGCCGACGCGCTGCGCCACGTGCTGCGCCTGACCGGCGTCGAGACCGCCTCCCGCCGCACGCGCCGGGAGGCGTGA
- a CDS encoding SpoIIE family protein phosphatase, whose protein sequence is MEGGPATVLVVDDSGPKRYLLVNWLSRAGFTTVEAENGTEALERVAREPVDLVVLDVRLPDMSGFEVCERIKEAHPSTPVIHVSAHAVDVVDRAQGLTRGADAYLTEPIEPEELVATAHAVLRYYRARRRAEQLAERLAALADATVDMHAAPNFVRLLEAAASGAARIFRSPAAVVAETFDGDCLAGVAVDPHTPATIVPWVVDDTGVPIGTRVWVDQPGNWPLTEWPADDTVTVAASRLREDRAPLYVVVPTSTQTVRTPVLVQLAQAVASAVEAQRSFDEEHRIAVTLQRSLLPRRLPEVVGLDLAVRYEPASAQTEVGGDFYELVMLDGHLLVAIGDVAGHSLHAATVMAELRHAVRAYAVEGHQPGVILDRVNELMRALLPTELATICVLLLHPGTGLIRLASAGHLPALLNRDGRVEFVAQTAPLLGVRAPRPPDLEFVLPAGATLVLYTDGLIERRDATIDDGMAALGVVATRVDDDLDQFCQRLLIELAPPEIHDDVAVVAVRRR, encoded by the coding sequence GTGGAGGGCGGGCCGGCGACGGTGCTGGTGGTCGACGACAGCGGGCCGAAGCGCTACCTGCTGGTGAACTGGCTCAGCCGGGCCGGCTTCACGACCGTCGAGGCCGAGAACGGCACGGAGGCGCTGGAGCGGGTGGCCCGGGAGCCGGTCGACCTGGTGGTGCTCGACGTGCGGCTGCCGGACATGAGCGGCTTCGAGGTGTGCGAGCGGATCAAGGAGGCGCACCCGTCCACCCCGGTCATTCACGTCTCCGCGCACGCGGTGGACGTGGTGGACCGGGCGCAGGGGCTCACCCGGGGCGCGGACGCCTACCTGACCGAGCCGATCGAGCCGGAGGAGCTGGTCGCCACCGCGCACGCGGTGCTGCGCTACTACCGGGCCCGTCGGCGGGCCGAGCAGCTCGCCGAGCGGTTGGCCGCGCTCGCCGACGCCACCGTGGACATGCACGCGGCGCCGAACTTCGTCCGGCTGCTGGAGGCGGCCGCGTCCGGCGCGGCGCGGATCTTCCGCTCGCCGGCGGCGGTGGTGGCCGAGACGTTCGACGGGGACTGCCTGGCCGGGGTGGCGGTCGACCCGCACACGCCGGCCACGATCGTGCCGTGGGTGGTGGACGACACCGGCGTGCCGATCGGCACCCGGGTGTGGGTGGACCAGCCGGGCAACTGGCCGTTGACCGAGTGGCCGGCCGACGACACGGTGACCGTGGCCGCCTCCCGGCTGCGCGAGGACCGGGCCCCGCTCTACGTGGTGGTGCCCACGTCGACCCAGACCGTACGGACGCCGGTGCTGGTGCAGCTCGCCCAGGCGGTCGCGTCGGCGGTGGAGGCGCAGCGCTCGTTCGACGAGGAGCACCGGATCGCGGTGACGCTCCAGCGCAGCCTGCTGCCCCGGCGGCTGCCCGAGGTGGTCGGCCTGGACCTGGCCGTCCGCTACGAGCCGGCGAGCGCGCAGACCGAGGTGGGCGGGGACTTCTACGAGCTGGTGATGCTCGACGGGCACCTGCTGGTGGCGATCGGCGACGTGGCCGGGCACTCGCTGCACGCCGCCACGGTGATGGCCGAGCTGCGGCACGCGGTGCGGGCGTACGCGGTCGAGGGGCACCAGCCGGGCGTGATCCTGGACCGGGTCAACGAGCTGATGCGGGCGCTGCTGCCGACCGAACTGGCCACCATCTGCGTGCTGCTGCTGCACCCGGGCACCGGGCTGATCCGGCTGGCCAGCGCCGGGCACCTGCCGGCGTTGCTGAACCGCGACGGGCGGGTCGAGTTCGTGGCGCAGACCGCGCCGCTGCTCGGTGTGCGCGCGCCGCGCCCGCCCGATCTGGAGTTTGTGCTGCCGGCCGGGGCCACGCTGGTGCTCTACACCGACGGCCTGATCGAGCGGCGGGACGCCACCATCGACGACGGCATGGCCGCGCTCGGCGTGGTGGCCACCCGGGTGGACGACGACCTCGACCAGTTCTGCCAGCGGCTGCTGATCGAGCTGGCCCCGCCGGAGATCCACGACGACGTCGCCGTGGTTGCCGTCCGTCGCCGCTGA
- a CDS encoding MFS transporter, with product MLLVALNLRAAVTSLGALLDEIRVGLGLSGAMAGVVTTLPTVAFAGLGALTPWLVRRWAAPRVLVLAMIALTVGQVLRAVTDSVAVFVLTSALALAGIAVANILLPMLVKQHFPHRTGLVTGAYTMALTVGTTVAAASAVPVAHAFGSWRAGLGVWAGLAALAVIPWVPLALRARAARRAADQAATPAAALATPARVRPGRTRLGWAMAVYFGAQSLSGYAIMGWLAQLFRDAGYRPEAAGLLLAGVTALGVPVALMMPTLAGRLATLRPLVLSLTVFSAAAYLGLALAPRGLAPLWVLLLALGQGAFPLILTTIGLRARTAEGTVALSAFAQSTGYVIAALGPLLVGILYGATGGWTAPIGFLLLALAVQTTAGMVIARPRYIEDER from the coding sequence ATGCTGCTGGTCGCGCTGAACCTGCGGGCCGCGGTCACCAGCCTGGGCGCGCTGCTCGACGAGATCCGCGTCGGGCTGGGCCTCTCCGGCGCGATGGCCGGCGTGGTCACCACGCTGCCCACCGTCGCGTTCGCCGGACTGGGCGCGCTCACCCCGTGGCTGGTCCGCCGCTGGGCCGCCCCCCGGGTGCTGGTACTGGCCATGATCGCGCTCACCGTCGGGCAGGTGCTGCGCGCGGTCACCGACTCGGTGGCCGTCTTCGTGCTCACCAGCGCGCTCGCGCTGGCCGGCATCGCGGTGGCGAACATCCTGCTGCCGATGCTGGTCAAGCAGCACTTCCCGCACCGCACCGGGCTGGTCACCGGCGCGTACACGATGGCCCTGACGGTGGGCACGACGGTGGCCGCCGCGTCCGCCGTGCCGGTGGCCCACGCCTTCGGCTCCTGGCGGGCCGGGCTCGGCGTCTGGGCCGGGCTGGCCGCGCTGGCCGTCATCCCGTGGGTGCCGCTGGCGCTGCGGGCGCGCGCCGCCCGGCGGGCCGCCGACCAGGCCGCCACCCCGGCGGCGGCGCTCGCCACCCCGGCGCGGGTACGGCCGGGCCGGACCCGCCTCGGCTGGGCCATGGCGGTCTACTTCGGGGCGCAGTCGCTCAGCGGCTACGCGATCATGGGCTGGCTGGCCCAACTCTTCCGGGACGCCGGCTACCGGCCCGAGGCGGCCGGCCTGCTGCTGGCCGGCGTGACCGCGCTGGGCGTGCCGGTGGCGCTGATGATGCCGACGCTGGCCGGACGGCTGGCCACGCTGCGCCCGCTGGTGCTGTCGCTGACCGTGTTCTCCGCCGCCGCGTACCTCGGTCTGGCGCTCGCGCCGCGCGGCCTGGCACCGCTGTGGGTGCTGCTGCTCGCGCTCGGCCAGGGGGCGTTCCCGCTCATCCTGACCACCATCGGGCTGCGCGCCCGCACCGCCGAGGGCACGGTGGCGCTCTCCGCGTTCGCGCAGAGCACCGGGTACGTCATCGCCGCGCTCGGCCCGCTGCTGGTCGGCATCCTCTACGGCGCGACCGGTGGCTGGACCGCGCCGATCGGCTTCCTGCTGCTGGCGCTGGCCGTGCAGACGACCGCGGGCATGGTGATCGCTCGTCCCCGCTACATCGAGGACGAGCGCTGA
- a CDS encoding STAS domain-containing protein → MSLTVHTEQRGDVVVVSVAGELDMATAPQLQDQITDLLDKGRSRLVFDLAEVSFCDSTGLSVFVRAKNSCDEAGGVVRLAAPQRGVLRILEVSGLVEVLHTYPTVDEAVAGDPTPASS, encoded by the coding sequence ATGTCCCTGACGGTGCACACGGAACAGCGCGGCGACGTGGTCGTGGTGTCGGTCGCGGGCGAGCTGGACATGGCCACCGCACCGCAGCTCCAGGACCAGATCACGGACCTGCTGGACAAGGGGCGCAGCCGCCTCGTGTTCGACCTGGCCGAGGTGTCGTTCTGCGACTCGACCGGGCTGTCGGTGTTCGTCCGCGCCAAGAACAGCTGCGACGAGGCCGGCGGCGTGGTCCGGTTGGCCGCCCCGCAGCGCGGTGTGCTGCGCATCCTCGAGGTCAGTGGCCTGGTCGAGGTGCTGCACACCTATCCGACGGTCGACGAGGCCGTCGCGGGCGACCCCACCCCGGCCTCCTCCTGA
- a CDS encoding ATP-binding protein, with product MTTGLDLGTPATQAIRSDEDVVRVRQLVRTTAVAARLSLVDQTKLVTAASELARNTLIYGGGGSAEVTTVSDGRRRGVRIVFADQGPGIPDLDLALTDGYTTGGGLGLGLSGARRLVDEFDIRTAVGEGTTITVTKWSR from the coding sequence ATGACCACCGGCCTCGACCTGGGGACGCCGGCGACGCAGGCGATCCGTAGCGACGAGGACGTGGTGCGGGTCCGGCAGTTGGTGCGTACCACCGCGGTCGCGGCCCGACTGTCCCTGGTCGACCAGACCAAGCTGGTCACCGCCGCCAGCGAGCTGGCCCGCAACACCCTGATCTACGGCGGCGGGGGCAGCGCCGAGGTCACCACCGTCTCCGACGGCCGCCGCCGCGGCGTCCGCATCGTCTTCGCCGACCAGGGGCCGGGCATCCCCGACCTCGACCTGGCCCTCACCGACGGCTACACCACCGGCGGCGGGCTGGGCCTCGGGCTCAGCGGCGCCCGCCGGCTCGTCGACGAGTTCGACATCCGGACCGCTGTCGGCGAGGGCACGACGATCACCGTCACCAAGTGGTCGCGATGA